The Plantactinospora sp. KBS50 sequence GGTCAACGCCGACGGCAAGCCGACCACGGCCACGACGAAGTTCACCACCATGGACAAGCCGGACCGGCAGGTGCAGACCAGCCTCAACCTGCGCAACGGCGAGACGTACGGGGTGAACATGCCGCTCACCGTCGCCTTCGACCCCGGCGTACCGAAGGAACAGCGGGCGGCCGTGCAGAAGCGCATGCTGGTCGGCACCGACCCGCCCCAGCCGGGAACCTGGTCCTGGCTCGACGACGGCAGCCAGGCCGAGTACCGGGCACCGGACCCGTGGAAGACCGGCACCCGGATCACCGCCCGCGCGGCCCTGGCCGGCCTGCCGATGGGCAAGTCCGGCTTCGGCGACGACGACCACACCGCGGTCGCCACCGTGGCGCCGGACGCGGTCCGGATGGACATCGACAACCACACCAAGCAGATGTCGGTCTACAAGAACGACAAGCTGGTCAAGCGGATCCCGGTCAGCCTCGGCAAGCCGAGCACCCCGTCGTCGAGCGGCAACATGGTGATCATGGAGAAGTTCGACACCACCGTCTTCGACACCCGGGGCGAACCGAACGGCGGCTACGTGGTCACCGTGCAGGACGCCCAGCGGCTCACCTGGGGCGGCGAGTTCATCCACGCGGCACCCTGGTCCGAGGGGGAGCAGGGCTACACCAACACCTCGCACGGCTGCGTCAACGTCTCCACCACGACGGCGAACTGGCTGATGGGGGTGACCCACATCGGCGACCTCGTTTCGGTGCAGGGCACCGAGGTGAAGCTGACCCGTGGCAACGGCTGGACGGCCTGGAACGACAGTTGGGACCAGTTCGTCAAGGGCAGCGCGCTGCCCGTACCGGCGGACCTGAAGCCGGCGGCCAGCCCGCCACCGGCGTCCGGCACACCGTCCGGCAGCGGCTCGCCGGCCGGCAGTGCCCCGGCCGCCGCCCCGTCCAACTCGGGCGGCTGAGCGGGGGACCCATCGTCGGCCGGCGGGCCGGTCCGGCCGGGTTCTGCCGGCGGATCGGTCCGCCGGGGCTGTCCGGGCGGGTCGGTCCCGGGCCTGTCCCGCGGGCCGTTCGGCCCTGTTCGGCCGCGCCGGCCGCGTCCACCCTGGGAGGGTGCCACCCGCGAGAACCGCGGCGGTGGCGGCGGTGACGGCGCTGGACGGGCGGAGACGGCGATGGGGCACGGGTACGGGTTGCTCGCCGGCCAACCGTTCGTGGCCGGCATGACCGACTGGCAGTTGGACTGGCTGTCCCGGCACGCCCGGCGGGCGGTCTTCCCGGCCGGCGCGCGGCTGTTCGTCGAGGGCGCGCCGGCGGACCGGTTCTGGCTCGTCGACCGGGGCATGCTGGAGGTGGACGCCGACCTTCCCGGCCGGGGCCGGGTGGTGATCGAGACCCTGGGGCCGGGCACGGTGCTCGGCTGGTCGTGGTTCTTCCCGCCGTACCGGTGGAACTTCGGGGCGGTGGCCCGGCAGACGACGTACGCGGTGGAACTCGACGGGCCGGGCGTGCGGGAGCTGTGCCAGCGCGATCCACTGCTCGGCTTCGAACTGACCCACCGGCTGCTGCGGGTCGTGGTGGACCGGTTGCAGGTGACCCGGCACCGGCTGCACGCCGCGATACCCGAGCCGTCGCCCGAGCCGCCACCCGAGCCGCCACCCGAACCGTCGCCCGATCCGCCGTCGTAGCGGGCGGCTCGCGTCGGCGGTGCGCGCCGGCCCGCCGCGGGCCGAGCCCGGTCGCGGCGTGCCGGCGGTCGACGGGCTACCCGACGTCGATGAGATCCACCACGAACACGAGGGTCTCACCGGGCCGGATCGCATCGCCCGCGCCGCGCTCGCCGTACCCGAGATGCGGCGGGATCACCAGCCGGCGCCGGCCGCCGACCCGCATCCCGACGACGCCCTGATCCCAACCCGAGATGACGTGGCCGCCGCCGAGCGGGAAGGTGAACGCGGAACCCCGGTTCCAGGAGGCGTCGAACTCCCGGCCGTCGGAATGCGAGATCCCGACGTAGTGCACGGTCGCCAGGCGCCCCGGCTCGGCCCGAGGGCCGTCGCCGACGGTGATGTCCTCCACGACCAGTTCGGTCGGTGGCGGGCCGGCGGGGGTTCCACCGTGGGCTTGGTCATCTGCTGTCCTTTCCGCATGCGGGCCCGAACTCTCCCGCCGAACCTACCGTCAGGACCGCAGCACGAAGTGGCGCCACTGCGCGTAAAAGTCGGTGGATGCCGCGTCGGCCTGGCTGGCGCCGACCAGACCGGCCCGGGCCAGCGCCCCGGCCAGCCCCGCCTGGGGGTCCGGCTCCGCGCTCTTGCCGGCCGGCCGGGTCACTGCCGCCAGGTACAACTCCCGGGCGCGCCGGTGGCCGTACCGGCCGGCGACGAACTGGAACAGGCTGGACGCGAGCGCCAGGTTGGTCGAGCGGGCCGGGGCGGCGTAGAAGCTCGGGTTGGCGGCCAGTTCGGGCTCGGCGCCCAGTTCGGGCTCGGCCGCCAGCCGCGCGGCCCGCAGCCGGGTCTGCGCCCGGCCGCGCACCGCCGAGGAGTCCCGGCCGGCGAGGTACTGGGCGAAACCCTCGACGGCCCACAGCGGCGCGCCGATCTCGGCGGCACCGGGCAGGCTGGCCGGCCGCGGCGACGCCGGCAGCATGGCCAGGCCGGCGGCGTACCCGAGCTGGCGTTTGATGGTCTCGTACGGGCTGCCGGCGGTGCGGCTGGCCGGCAGGTCGATGGCGATCCGGGTGCCGGCGTACCGGCCGTCCCCGCTGTCCTTCGCCCCGGCCCGGCGGACCGCGACGGTGACGCCGTCGGTCCAGTCCGGCGCCGCACCGCCGAACCATCCCCGGAAGGTGTCGGTGTCGGCGGCCACGAAGACGGCGAAGGACTCCGGCAGCGGGTTCTCGCCCCAGTCCCGGCGCAGTTCGGTGACCGCCTGCGCGGCGACCTCCGCCAGCGCGTCCGCGTTGTCGACATCGGACTGTGCGGCCAGCAGCACACCCGGCCGGCGCCGGACCTGCAACGCGCAGGTGTCCCACGGGCAGTCGGTCAGCGGCACCGGCTCACCGCCGACGGCCGCGCCGCGGGCCACGTCCACCAGGGTGACTGCGCCGTCGACCCGGCCGAAGACGTACCGGTGCCGGACCGTCGTGGCGGCGGCGTCCACCCCGGGCAGCCGCATCGTCAGGTCGACGTCGTACGCGATGGACTGCAACGGGAGCGAACTCGCGTACCGGCCCGGGGCGACCGGGTCGGGACCCCGACCGCAGCGGCGGAACCGCACCTGCTCGGGTGCGAGCTGGCGCAGGTTGGCAAGGACCTGCTTCTCGTGCGCGACCAGGGCGGGGTTGCCGGCGTCCACCGCGGCCAGCCAGCCGGGCGCGTCCTCGTTGGCCAGCGCCGTCGCCCGCCGGTCCAGAATCGCATCGACCTCCGGGTCCATGCTCGGAGTCGGCGCGTCGGCGGTGTCGGTGGCGGCCTGGCAGCCGCTGAGGGCGACCAGTGAGCCACCGAGAACCAAGGCCTGTCGTCGACGAATTCCCATGCACGCTCTCCCGGTCGACCGCGCCGCCGGTGCTGCCCGTACCGTCCCGCGGCGGCGACGGTGATCGTATCGGGCGCGCCGGGGCGGCGGCGTACCGGCCGGGAGTCTCCTCCCGGCCGGCACATCCGGCGCCGCCACCGGAGCCTTGACCTCGGCCGGCGCGACCGCTGACCGGACGGCCGTCCGGGAAGATGCGGATCCTCCGGAGGCAGGACGACCGTCCAGGTCAGCACGGGGCATGCGTCGCCGGCCCCGGCCCGGCCCTCGGGTCGACCAACCGCGTCGAGGGCCACCCTCATTGCACGCCGCCCGGGGGGTCCGGGACAGGGCCGGTGGACGCCGGTGTCCGGGACCTTCGGCCCGGTCAGCCGCGCAGCGCCGGCTCGGCGGCGGCGCTGCGCGCCGGTACCGGCACCGGGATCACCACCACCGGGCAGGTGGCCTTGCGGACGCACTCCTCGCTCACCGAGCCCAGCACGGTGTGCCGGAACCGGCTGTGCCCGTGGCTGCCCAGCACCAGCAGGTCGGCGTCGCGGGCGGCGGCGGCCAGCACCTCGGCCGCGCGGCCCTCCACCACCTCGCTGGCGACCGGGACCGGGGCGGCGACGGCCCGGGTCAGCTCGCCGATCTCGCGGTCCAGCATCTGCACGGTGCGGTTGCGCTCCTGCGCGGCCGTGCCCACCGTGACGAAGTCGCTCTCGATGCCGTCCCAGCGCCAGGACGCGACCGCCTGCACGGTGCCACCGCGGTTGGCGGCCTCCCGGACCGCCCACTCCAGCGCCCGCCGGCCGCCCCCGGAACCGTCCACACCGACCACGATCAGGTAGTTGTCGCTCATCGTCGCACTCCTTCCTCGACCCCTGCACCGTCGAGTACACCCGGGGTGGCGGCGCGTGCGGCAGGTCCCGACGTCCCGCCCACGAGGGGCCGGTGTGCCTCGCCCCGGCGGGACCTTCGGCCCTGCTCGGGTCGGGAATCCGATCGCAGGATCGGTGCCGTGAATGCACTGGACCTGGCGCGGTGGCAGTTCGGCGTCACCACCGTCTACCATTTTTTCTTCGTACCGGTCACGATCGGCCTCGCCGTGCTGGTGGCGGGGCTGCAGACCGCGTGGGTCCGCACCGACCGGCCGGAGTACCTGCGCGCGACCAGGTTCTGGGGCAAGCTGTTCCTGATCAACTTCGCCATGGGCGTGGTCACCGGCATCGTGCAGGAGTTCCAGTTCGGGATGAACTGGAGCGCGTACTCCCGGTTCGTGGGCGACATCTTCGGCGCGCCGCTGGCCCTGGAGGGGCTGCTCGCGTTCTTCCTGGAGTCGACCTTCCTCGGCCTGTGGATCTTCGGTTGGGACCGGCTGCCCCGCCGGGTCCACCTGGCCACCATCTGGCTCGCGGCCGTCGGCACCGTGCTGTCGGCGTACTTCATCCTGGCCGCCAACTCCTGGATGCAGCACCCGGTGGGCTTCGTGTACAACCCGGTGACCGGCCGGGCCGAGCTGACCGACATCGTGGCCGTGCTGACCAACTCCACCACGCTGGTCACCTTCCCGCACACCCTGGCCGCGGCGTTCCTCACCGCCGGCGCGGTGATGCTGGCGGTCTGCGCCTGGCACCTGGCCCGGCGCAACGAGGTGGCGGTGTTCCGGCCGAGCCTGCGGCTGGCGCTGTGGGTGGTCGCGGTGGCCGGGGTGCTGCTGGTGGTCACCGGCGACATCCAGGCCCGGGTGATGACCCACCAGCAGCCGATGAAGATGGCCGCGGCCGAGGCCCTGTACGACACCTCCGGACCGGCGTCGTTCTCGCTGTTCACGATCGGCACCCTGGACGGCCGCGAGGAGGTCCTCAGCCTCCGCGTCCCGCACGCGCTGTCGATGATGGCCACCGGCGACCCGGACGGCACCGTCGAGGGCATCAACGACCTGCAACGCGAGTACGAGCAGCGGTACGGCCCCGGCGACTACCGGCCGTACGTGCCGGTGACGTACTGGTCGTTCCGGCT is a genomic window containing:
- a CDS encoding cytochrome ubiquinol oxidase subunit I — translated: MNALDLARWQFGVTTVYHFFFVPVTIGLAVLVAGLQTAWVRTDRPEYLRATRFWGKLFLINFAMGVVTGIVQEFQFGMNWSAYSRFVGDIFGAPLALEGLLAFFLESTFLGLWIFGWDRLPRRVHLATIWLAAVGTVLSAYFILAANSWMQHPVGFVYNPVTGRAELTDIVAVLTNSTTLVTFPHTLAAAFLTAGAVMLAVCAWHLARRNEVAVFRPSLRLALWVVAVAGVLLVVTGDIQARVMTHQQPMKMAAAEALYDTSGPASFSLFTIGTLDGREEVLSLRVPHALSMMATGDPDGTVEGINDLQREYEQRYGPGDYRPYVPVTYWSFRLMIGFGALVTVLALAGLWLTRGGRLPGRRWIWRAGVWAVWLPFAANTMGWIFTEMGRQPWVVFGVLRTADGVSPTVGAGAVITSLVVFTLLYGALAVVEVGLLLAAAKAGPPPEPGPEPAPADADDDETRPLAFAY
- a CDS encoding cyclic nucleotide-binding domain-containing protein; the protein is MGHGYGLLAGQPFVAGMTDWQLDWLSRHARRAVFPAGARLFVEGAPADRFWLVDRGMLEVDADLPGRGRVVIETLGPGTVLGWSWFFPPYRWNFGAVARQTTYAVELDGPGVRELCQRDPLLGFELTHRLLRVVVDRLQVTRHRLHAAIPEPSPEPPPEPPPEPSPDPPS
- a CDS encoding universal stress protein, whose translation is MSDNYLIVVGVDGSGGGRRALEWAVREAANRGGTVQAVASWRWDGIESDFVTVGTAAQERNRTVQMLDREIGELTRAVAAPVPVASEVVEGRAAEVLAAAARDADLLVLGSHGHSRFRHTVLGSVSEECVRKATCPVVVIPVPVPARSAAAEPALRG
- a CDS encoding Ig-like domain-containing protein produces the protein MKRRPWIGLALAAACGPLVLAGCTSGGKPVAKKSDAPPAAVALTPAANATNVPISSEVVASATNGKVTEVSLTDDKGARIEGAMRSDGSSWLPGRPLDYRHSYTAQVTAVNADGKPTTATTKFTTMDKPDRQVQTSLNLRNGETYGVNMPLTVAFDPGVPKEQRAAVQKRMLVGTDPPQPGTWSWLDDGSQAEYRAPDPWKTGTRITARAALAGLPMGKSGFGDDDHTAVATVAPDAVRMDIDNHTKQMSVYKNDKLVKRIPVSLGKPSTPSSSGNMVIMEKFDTTVFDTRGEPNGGYVVTVQDAQRLTWGGEFIHAAPWSEGEQGYTNTSHGCVNVSTTTANWLMGVTHIGDLVSVQGTEVKLTRGNGWTAWNDSWDQFVKGSALPVPADLKPAASPPPASGTPSGSGSPAGSAPAAAPSNSGG